Below is a genomic region from Tursiops truncatus isolate mTurTru1 chromosome 4, mTurTru1.mat.Y, whole genome shotgun sequence.
attagcaaattgaagaataaaaatcatataatcatctcaacagatgcagaaaaagcttttgacataattcaacatcCACGTAAGATCAAAACTCTCAACGAAGTGGGTTTAGAGAAaacatacctcagcataataaagccatatatgacagcCCACAGCTACCATCATATTCAATGGTAagaagctgaaagtatttcctctaagaagacaagaatgcccactcttgccacttttactcATCATAGTACTGGAAGtgctagccacagaaatcagataagaaaagcaaatagaaagaatccaaattggaaaggaagaagtaaaactgtcactgtttgcagaacaCATGGTACTCttcatagaaaatcctaatgatgccaccaggaaactactagaactcattaatgaatttagtaaagttgcaggatacaaattaatatacagaaatctgttacatttctatacactaacagcaaactatctgaaaaagaaattaagaaaacaatcccatttatagtcatatcaaaaagaatcaaatacctaggaataaatgtaactaaggaggtaaaagacctgtatttggaaaattttaagacactgatgaaggaaattaaagacaacacaaacagatggaaagatataccatgctcaagGATTCGAAGATCCATAAAATGACCATACCatccaagatatataaatatatattttttaattaattaattcattttatttttggctgcactgggtctttgttgctgcacatgggctttctctagttgcagcaaacggTGGTTACtccttgttgtggtgcgcaggcttctcactgcggtggcttatcttgttgtggagcacgggctctaggcatgcgggcttcagtagttgtggcacgtggactctagagcgcaggctcagtagttgtggagcacgggcttagttgctccacggcacgtaggatcttccccgaccagggatcgaacctgtttccctgcattggcaggcggattcttaaccatgcaccaccagggaagtccccaaaatatatttttgaaaattaaaacaaaataatgtaacatacttaaaattttttttgaagtacagttgacttacagtgttgtgacaatctctgctgtatagcaaagtgactcagttatacacatatatacattctttttttttaatattcttttccattatggtttatcccaggagatagaatatagttccctgtgctgtacagtaggaccttattgtttatccattctaaatgtaatagtttgcatctaccaaccccaaactcccagtccatctctctccctccccgcctcccccttggcaaccacaagtctgatctctatgtctgtgagtctctttctgtttcatggataggttcatttgtgctgtattttagattccacatataagtgatatcatatggtatttgtctttctcttttttacttacttcagttagtatgataatctctagttgcatccatgtaaCATACTGTTTATAGTATCCTTCtatctgggtttttaaaaaaagatttatatatatatatatatatatgtattggcATAGAATATTTCTGGAAAGATACATAAGTAACTTACAGTTGTTGACTCCGGAAAGGGGTTTGGAGGGCTAAAGTCAAAAGGAATGTACTTTTCATTATATATCTCTTcatattgtttacattttttttaccatatgcatatattatattttcaattttaaaaatttaagtaaagaTACAGGAACTTTGACATAAAATACGATCATTTTGAGAAAACTTAGGAATGGAATATATTGGGAGCATGACACCAGAACTCAATCAAGTGACATTGTTATCTCAACCTACTATTTAGAATAGTTTGTAGTTGTGGTTGACAGAGTAAAGAATAACATTAAAGTCTAAAATCTTTCCATGGTCTTGCAGACTCTCTCTGGCCTCTCTCCTCTTACTGTTCCCAATATACTTGACTCTAGTCTCACTCACTTCCTTACTATTCCTCCAACATGCCAAACTCAGCCCCACCTGAGAACCTTTGTCCTTGCTGATCCTGATACCTGAGCCTTCTTCCTCCACATATCCACAGGGCATAATTTCTTGTACTCCCTTCAGATTTTTGCTTAAATATCACCTTACAGAGAgaccttccccagcctccctaTATTAAATAGATTGTAGCAGAATGTCTTGGTCAGTTTGGGTTGCTATAAGaaaattaccatagactgggtggcttaaataacaacaatgtatttctcacagttctggaggctggaagtccaagatcaaggtgtcaccaGGTTCGGTTCCTGATGTGGGCTTTCTTCTtggttgtgtcctcacatgacagagAGAAAGATCACCTCTCTCATGTCTTTTCTTCTAAGGGCAGTGATCTCATCCATGAGGGATctatcctcatgacctaattacctcccaaaggccccaccttcaaATACCACCACATcagggattagggcttcaacatgaatTGTAGGGGGACACacacattcagtccacagcacagAGTAACCTCTGCCATCTCTCTGGCCCCCTCCTTACCCtactttactattatttttttaatatcttacaatttatttgtcaattatacctcaataaagctgaacaaataaggaaaaacaatatAGTTCTTCTAATGAGTCCAAGAAATAATGCATTTGACGTAATTAACGTAGGACCTGACAAACAGTAGCTACAAGAAGCTAGCAATTATTAAGCACTTTCCATACCCCACTAACTGTGTTCTCAGAGTGTTACATGCTCTCTCTATATTAAAGACTTTAATCCTTACCACACCCTTCAAGGTACgtacttttattatccccattttacaaatgaaaaactgaggtttagaaagaCTAAGTAACTTTCCCCAGTTACAGAAATGCTAAGTGGGGGAATCTGCGCTTCCATCCATTATGCTCTTCTGTGATCTGGAATAATAAAGCACACAGTAAATACCATAGTAAGAGGGGAATAATACCTACCATCTAGCCAAGGAAATATAGAGTTCTAGAACAGAGAGGCCCAGGGAAGAGTTCCTAGAGGAAGATGCATCTAAGCTCAAACCTAGACCGGGCAAGGGAGGTGACTAGATTAACAGTGAGTGAAGTACCCTACTTGctttttcttcataatatttatcaccacctgattttatttataaatataaatagatattaatatataatagttcctcataaataaataatattcctcAAGGTCAGGAACTTTGTCCCTTTAGTTTattatatccccagtgcctagaacagagcctcaataaatacttactaaatGAAAGAGGAACAGTAGAAGTTTTGAATATGGTggcagttttaaattttgaaaagatacgtatcacatatatgtgataaaaCCAAAGCTTTAACTTTTTTCTGGCAAGTTCTTACCCTTCAGTGAAACTTTTAAATGGTTGATTTTCTTTGGCAGAGCAAGAATATGATCCTGGACCAAGCCTTTAAGTATATAACAGAATTGAAAAGGCAAAACGATGAACTCCTGCTTAATGGAGGAAACAATGAACAAGGTAaagattttaagattcttactttctgttgttttttcaATGTTCAGGCCTTTGTGTCACAGTGCAACTTATATTAGGATACAGAAGGCTTTTTTGCCCCAGTTCATTAAGATCATGCattggctgggcctgtgagaatAGTGTTGCAAATACATTCAACCTAGTTGAcctcttttcccccttctttgaGCAACTCTAACCTTGTAGGCATACACAGTTTTGATTTTTTACTCTTCTTGTACTTCATGTTTGCTAAACTCATGATGCAAATAATACTGGATCATGATGCAAATAATACTGGATCTCCTTCCTTCCAGGTGGATCTTCCAGCTAGGGGAATCCCATAAGAGGATGCAGCGGGAGTCCTGCTCAGTGTAACCTAAAACAGATAAAGATATGCCTGTGCCAGGACTTAACTAGGAGTTAACTCCGAAGGCcaaaacattcagttcataattGTTTATACTGCATGTAATGTGTGCGTGAGACTGCCTGGTCATTTAATAACATTTGATTTTTAGAGGTGACTTTTTTATGCTATCAGATGAGTTCTCTTTTCCCATTTGCATTGGAGAGAAGGTTTTCTTGTAacagctaaaaagaaaaatgagaatctCCTGTGACAACTCAGTAGGTCACCTTAAAAGGAGACAAACCTCAGAATTTGCTGATGTGGGAGCAATGCTGGGCTGTGTTTATTGTAAGAAGTGCTGGAAAGCACATCCAGAAGGTCGGCATTCTGAATTCTTGTTTACTTTCAGTTAGCTGACAACTTACCCCTCCCCTCAGTCAGCTGTCTTTTATGGTCCAGGTCCTGTTTTATGATGCTGTCAAGCAATTAGATACATAATCAATATTTGGTAACCATTTTGAGGCACCCACAAAAGGGATAGTAAGGCTAGAGTGATGTATAGACTTTTCTAATGAGGGCTCCTCTGGTTTCACAGTCCAGCATCTGAGGCAATCGAGTTACCCTAGGGAAAAGGGAAACTTGAAGAAATACAAGTTGCAGGCGGTTCAGGAAGAGCTGAACAGCCAGGCCAGGGGTTGGGGCAGCACCCGAGGCCCCTTAAGTCCGACCGTGTTGTCATCGCGGTCATGATCCTTTCTTTGGTCCTGTTTTGTAtctgctctctcttcttttcccagcAGCTTCCTCCACATACTCACTGTCCACATGACAGTCTTGCACAGTGGCCACAGCAGTGCTCTTGGGAGTCAGGCCCACCTGGGTTTGAGCCTTGACTTCCTTTGCTCACTCAGTACCTCtggccagttacttaacctctccaagtgTCAGTTTCCCTGtcttaaaatgaggataatcataGCATCTATCTAGTCGACTTTAGGCAAATTATGTAGCTACTCTGAACCTGTTTCTTACAGCTAAAAGTGATGATGACAAAGGTGTTTGTCCCATCTCgtggttgttatgaggattaaaagagataacaCAGGTAAAGCACTTAAAGCGCAGCACAAGAGTAAATGCTTGATACGTGTtacctgttgttgttgttattattatcattaaatgAGACAGCGAATGAAAAGCGCCAGGCATAGAGTAAGTGCACAATAAGTGAGAACCATCTTCTTTATTATTTGGTCCATGATAATTGTCCTTTAATTTCTAATGTCCATAGCACATTGGCATCTTTCTTCTGTGGCTCGCTCTTTAAATAGCTGAGAAAAACAATCTGATAGTCTCAGCTCCTCCTTGTTGGAACAGAACCTGTTACTTCAGGCTACCTCATAAGGTACTGGCCTTGAGGATCGGCTGCCTTTGGCGGAGGGAATGGGGGAGAATACCTACTATGGCACAGCAGGTGGGGATGTACAGGGTCACAGAGCGTACATACCAACAGCCAAGGCTGACCCTTAGTATCCGTGGTTGAGGCTGTCTCCTTTAAAACAGTGTAGGGCATCACGGACATCTTCATTACTCACTAGCATACACACATCGGCCCTACCAAGGAAAAAGCAAGTTTCACTGGTGGTCCTTTCTTCAGCACTCTCCCATCTTACTTCTTACATGTTCTGCTTGTTCTCTGTCATTTCAAAGGGTAAGATAGAAACCAGTTTAAAGCCATTTATAAAAGAGACtgtcgggagttccctggtggcctagtggttaggattctgggctttcgcTGCCGTGGTCCCAGGTTAagtcccttgttggggaactgagatcctgaaaGTCGTGCAgaggggccaaaaaaaaaaaaaaactctctgttACCACCATAAAGTAATGTTAGTTATTGCAACATTTAAATGCTATTATATTGATATTCAGTGTTATTTCCCTAGCATGTTACCATGACATCAGTATGTCTTTCATTGCTGCCCTATTTTGAATTTTGGAATTTCTACATTATGAGTAATTTCTGACCTTTGAATTGTTGACCTTTAAAGATACATACTTTTCAAAGGATTAGGATAGAGATTTGAGATACCattctaaaaagaagaaagaacttatattagaaaagagctGAAGATTCTCAATTGAGGTACTTAGAATGTTAAAATTAGTATTCAGTAGTTTAGTATACAGctgtttcttaaattattataaatattgacaCTTAGaggtaattttttcatttttgtttttgatattgtagctgaagaaattaaaaagctaCGTAAACAACTGGaagaaattcaaaaagaaaatggccGATATATTGAATTACTGAAAGCAAATGACATATGTTTATATGACGACCCCACAATCCACTGGAAAGGAAATCTTAAAAACTCAAAGGTCTCTGTTGTGATTCCCAGTGACCAGGTTCAAAAGAATATCATTGTTTATTCCAGCGGGAGTCAGCCTGGTGGAAATAGCCAGGGAACAGCTGTTCAGGGGATAACCTTTAACGTTGGGCATAATTTACAGAAGCAAACTGCCAATGTGGTACCAGTACAGAGGACTTGCAATCTTGTGACTCCTGTGTCTATTTCTGGAGTTTACCCTTCTGAAAACAAGCCATGGCATCAGACCACGGTTTCTGCATTGGCTGCCAACCAGCCTGTTCCTCTTTGTCTTCCTGCTACCATTTCTGCTCAAAATATTCTTGAGGTTTCCACCTCCGAAAGCGAGTCGAGTGTGCTTGGTGCCAGCAGTGGTTCACTGATGACTGTCCCTGTCGGGCCTGTACCACCCCAGCATCATTCATTGCACACATGTCTAAAGGATCAAAATTCTTCTGAAAATAAGAATGGGCAAGAGAGCCCCAAATTATTGAAGAAAACAGTCCCTTGTGCCACAAGCATCTCCCCCAGCTGCTCAGCAACTGCCACTAAAGGACACGAAGGAAGCAAGTCCTGCCTGGGCGTACAGGAGTGCAGAAGTGACTTTCAGACCACCTCTGTTGTTTCTGTTACCACGACAGTCTGCTCCCAGCCTCCAAGATCTGCAGGTGATTCTTGTCCAGCGAGCATTAGCAAGGGTGCAGACTTGACAAGTGTTACTGCGGTGGTGGCCCCATCTGCCCCTGGAGGAGGGGAGACCACCACCCCTGTGAGCACCCTTTCTGCAAACCCTGTGGACAGTGGTTGGACTCTTTCTTGTTCTTTGCCTTCTTCAGCTGTTAGTGCTTCAGATTTGAAAAACATTAATAGCCTTACCCGAATTTCCTCAGCTGGAAACACGCAGACGACGTGGACTACTTTGCAACTGGCGGGAAACACTATTCAGCCCTTAAGCCAGACATCATCTTCTGCTGTGACTCCGGTATTAAATGAGTCTGGTACTAGCCCCACCACGGCCAACCACAGCAGATGTGTGGCTACAGGCGTCAACTTGAATAATTCCTTTCCAGCAGATGGGCAGCCAGTTGAGCAAGTAGTTGTAACCTTGCCTTCTTGTCCATCTTTACCTATGCAGTCACTGATTGCCCAGCCACAAGTTAAATCTCAGCCTCCAAAAAGTATCCTTCCATTGAATTCAGCAATGCAAGTGATTCAGATGGCTCAGCCAGTTGGGTCGGCTGTTAACGCAGCTCCTGCTAATCAAAACGTTATCATTCTTCAGCCACCCAGCACCACCCCGTGCCCAGCAATGATGAGGGCAGAGGTTCCCAACCAAACAGTGGGTCAACAGATAGTAATCATACAGGCAACTAATCAGAACCCTTTGCCACTCCTCTCCGCTCCACCTCCTGGTTCTGTTCGACTCCCTGTCAATGGAGCCAGTGCTATCATAGGGTCTAACAATTCAGTGCAAAATGTTTCGACCCCACAGAGTTTTGGAGGAAAGCACCTTGTCCACATATTACCAAGACCTTCATCTTTATCAGCATCTAATTCAACACAGACTTTTTCTGTAACCATGTCAAACCAACAACAGCCTCAAACGATTTCTTTAAATGGACAGCTCTTTGCTTTGCAGCCTGTCATGTCTTCATCAGGAACTACAAGTCAAACCCCTATGCAAATTATTCAACCCACCACCAGCGAAGATCCAAATACCAATGTTGCCCTGAATACATTTGGCGCTTTGGCCAGCCTCAATCAAAGCATATCGCAGATGGCTGGGCAAAGCTGTGTACAACTGTCTGTTAGCCAGCCTGCCAATCCTCAAACTGCTGCAAATAGTCAAACCACCCCAGCTAACTGTGTTGCATTAACAACAGCTGTAGCATCTCCCGTGACAACGGAGAATTCAGCCACACTACCCAGTACGTATAATCTAGTGACTACTCCCTCAATGAACACTGTAGCTTGTTTGCCTAACATGAAGCCCAAAAGGCTGAATAAGAAGCCGAGTGTCAAGAAACACGTAGCCACTAATAAGTCAGCCTGCACCCTGAATCCAGCCAGAGACGTGGGTAAGTTAGACTGCCCCAGCACTGAAGGCTCCACAGAGCCATCGTGTAATGATGGACTTCTGGACAGCCTCCCTGGTGTGTTACCATCGGTCACTATGTCCCAGGTAAATAGTGTAAGTGTTTCTGGCTCACATTCTTTGGATGTTCTGAATTCTGAATCAGTGATACCTGAGTCCATACCCAAATCTAAGTCAGCAGAAGAGTCTAGCTCATCCTCCCAAGAATCTGTAACAAGTGAACATTTTACAATGGCCCCAGCAAAATCCAAAGATTCTCTCCCCGTTTTGCAACGAGAGACATCTCAGGATAAGCCAGCAGCTAGTTTGGCATTGCCAGCTGCTGCCAAATCCTGCACTTCAGCCAACGTGTTGATCTCGTCTGCGAACGATCCCCACGTTTTGGTTTCTCAGGTTTCTGATTTGTCGTCTGCTACGAGCACTGCAAGTACTGACTGTGTTTCTGAGGTAGAAGTCATTGCTGAACCTTGCAGGGCTGAGCAAGGTTCATCAGCTACAGTGCACACCACAGGTCTCTTAAAGGGGCAGGGTTTAACTGCACTGCTCTCTGGTCTTGCTAAAGAAAAAGACCCTCAGAAATCACCTCTTTCAGTCCAGGTGGACCATCCTGACTTTTcttcagaaaattctaaaatagtCCATTCAAATGTTGATTTACATCCCAAACAGGAGCTATTACTGATGAGCAGTGAGGACAGAGATCCAGGACAGCATCATTCCTGCATCTCTGATCAGGAGGTTATTAATGGTTCTTTGCTTACCAGTAGGCAGGCTGACTCCCCCATGTCAACCAGCTCTGGCAGTAGTCGTAGTTTCTCAGTTGCATCCATGCTTCCTGAAACAACTAGAGAGGATGTCACCAGCAGTGCAACGACTAATACGTGTGACAGCTGTACCTTTGTAGAGCAAACTGATATAGTTGCTCTTGCAGCAAGAGCTATTTTTGACCAGGAGAACCTTGAGAAGGGAAGAGCTGGCGCCCAGGCTGATATAAGGGAAGTTCCTTCAAAGCCTTCCGAAGCATCCTCTTTAGAGGGAGACCAGCCTTTCAAAACCCAGATATCTAAAGAGAATGGCCCAGGACAGGCAGAAGCGACACCAAATGAATTTAATTCTCAGGAGTCAATTGAAGCAACTGTGGGTCGGCCCCTTGAAAAACCAAGTTGTTCTATAGGGATGAAAACATCAAATGCCTCTTTACAGGTTTCGACTTCTCAGCCGCCAAGCATCACCAGTTTAAGTGTGAACAATCTTATCCATCAGAGCAGCATCAGCCATCCTCTGGTCAGCTGCGCTGGTTTAGCCCAGACTTCAGAGCCAACAGCTGCTCCTGCCACGGTTAATCTGACGGTTTCATCTAGCTCCTATGGCAGTCAGCCTCCTGGCCCATCTCTGATGACCGAATACTCCCAAGAACAGCTCAGTACTATGGCCGGTACCATACCAAATCCACAGATTCAAGAGCCACTCTTAAAGCCAAGTCATGAAAGCCGTAAAAACTCTGCTAAGCGTGCTGTCCAAGATGACCTTTTACTGTCTTCAGCTAAACGTCAAAAGCATTGTCAGCCGGCTCCCCTCCGGCTTGAAGGTCTGTCCCTGATGAGCCGAACTCCAGACAGCATTTCCGATCAAACTCAAATGATGGTTAGTCAGATCCCTCCCAACTCGTCAAACTCAGTTGTGCCTATTAGCAACCCAGCACATGGAGACAGCCTTACGCGGTTATTCCCACCTGGTAACAACTTTGTGGCCCCTGCGTTGAGGCAAACTGAGGTTCAGTGCAATTCGCAGCCTTCCGTGGCTGAGCAGCAGCAAACGCAGGCCAGCCAGCATCTGCAGGCCCTGCAGCAGCATGTGCCAGCTCAGGGGGTGCCTCACCTGCATAGTAACCATCTCTActtgaagcagcagcagcagcaggcggGGCAGTTAAGAGAGAGGCATCACTTATACCAGCTACAGCATCACGCACCTCACGCGGAGAGCTCTGTCCACTCTCAGCCCCACGTCCACCAACAGAGAACCCTGCAACAGGAAGtccagatgcagaaaaagaggaCTCTTGTCCAGGGCACTCAGGCCTCTCAGCTTCCTCTACAACCCAAGCACCATGGAAGTGACCAATCCCGACCCAAGAGCGGTCAGCCACACCCCCACCATCAGCAGATGCAGCAACAGATGCAGCAACACTTTGGAAGCTCCCAGCCAGAGAAGAGCCGTGAAAATCCTTCCACAAGCCGCAGTCATCATAACCATCTCAGTCAAGACATCATGCACCAGCAGGAGGTGGGGAGCCGGCAGCAAGGTGCGGGGCTTTCTTCTGAACACGTATCTGGGCATAATCCAATGCAGAGGCTTCTGACTTCAAGAGGCATAGAGCAGCAAATGGTGTCCCAACCGAGTATCGTGACGAGACCTTCAGACATGACTTGTACTCCACACAGGCCAGAGAGAAACAGAGTTTCAAGTTACTCTGCGGAGGCACTCATTGGAAAGACATCTTCCAACTCAGAGCAGAGAATGGGTATATCGATTCAGGGTTCCAGAATTTCAGATCAGCTTGAAATGAGAAGCTACCTTGATGTTCCCAGAAATAAGAGTTTGGCCATTCATAATATGCAGGGTCGTGTGGACCATACTGTTACCTCAGATATCCGCCTTTCTGACTGTCAGACATTTAAGCCAAGCGGAGCCAGTCAGCAGCCCCAGAGTAATTTTGAAGTACAGTCttcaagaaataatgaaataggtAACCCTGTGTCATCCTTGAGGAGTATGCAGTCCCAGGCCTTTCGAATTAGTCAAAACCCTGGTCCACCACCAATTGACCGCCAAAAGAGATTACCTTACCCACCAGTTCAGAGCATCCCAACAGGAAATGCTGTCCCACCAAGGGACAGTGAAAATACATGTCACCAAAGTTTCATGCAGAGTTTACTTGCCCCTCACCTGGGTGATCAGGTCATTGGGAGCCAGAGATCACTGCCAGAGCATCAGAGGAATACACAGTGTGGTCCCTCCTCTGCAATCGAATATAATTGTCCCCCAACTCATGAAAGTGTCCATATTAGAAGAGAGAGTGAGAGTCAGAATAGGGAGAGTTGTGACATGTCCCTGGGTGCAATTAACACCAGGAACAGCACTTTGAATATTCCGTTTTCGAGTTCTTCTTCCTCAGGAGATATTCAAGGTCGAAACACAAGTCCCAACGTTTCTGTACAGAAGTCCAATCCCATGAGGATTACTGACAGTCACGGGACCAAGGGCCACATGAACCCTCCAGTCACAACCAACATGCATGGGGTTGCAAGGCCAGGTTTGCTGCATCCGTCTGTGTCTCACGGAAATGCTGACCAAGGGCCTCCTGTACGTCAAACTAGTTCTTCAGTTCCCCAGCGATCAAGGCATCCCTTGCAGGACAGCAGTGGTTCCAAAATTCGTCAACCTGAAAGGAATCGCTCTGGAAACCAAAGACACAGTAATGTCTTTGATCCAAGTCTTCCCCATCTTCCTCTGTCTACTAGTGGCAGTATGATTCTCGGACGCCAACAACCCGCTACAGAAAAGAGAGGAAGTATTGTTCGTT
It encodes:
- the USF3 gene encoding basic helix-loop-helix domain-containing protein USF3, which gives rise to MPEMTENETPTKKQHRKKNRETHNAVERHRKKKINAGINRIGELIPCSPALKQSKNMILDQAFKYITELKRQNDELLLNGGNNEQAEEIKKLRKQLEEIQKENGRYIELLKANDICLYDDPTIHWKGNLKNSKVSVVIPSDQVQKNIIVYSSGSQPGGNSQGTAVQGITFNVGHNLQKQTANVVPVQRTCNLVTPVSISGVYPSENKPWHQTTVSALAANQPVPLCLPATISAQNILEVSTSESESSVLGASSGSLMTVPVGPVPPQHHSLHTCLKDQNSSENKNGQESPKLLKKTVPCATSISPSCSATATKGHEGSKSCLGVQECRSDFQTTSVVSVTTTVCSQPPRSAGDSCPASISKGADLTSVTAVVAPSAPGGGETTTPVSTLSANPVDSGWTLSCSLPSSAVSASDLKNINSLTRISSAGNTQTTWTTLQLAGNTIQPLSQTSSSAVTPVLNESGTSPTTANHSRCVATGVNLNNSFPADGQPVEQVVVTLPSCPSLPMQSLIAQPQVKSQPPKSILPLNSAMQVIQMAQPVGSAVNAAPANQNVIILQPPSTTPCPAMMRAEVPNQTVGQQIVIIQATNQNPLPLLSAPPPGSVRLPVNGASAIIGSNNSVQNVSTPQSFGGKHLVHILPRPSSLSASNSTQTFSVTMSNQQQPQTISLNGQLFALQPVMSSSGTTSQTPMQIIQPTTSEDPNTNVALNTFGALASLNQSISQMAGQSCVQLSVSQPANPQTAANSQTTPANCVALTTAVASPVTTENSATLPSTYNLVTTPSMNTVACLPNMKPKRLNKKPSVKKHVATNKSACTLNPARDVGKLDCPSTEGSTEPSCNDGLLDSLPGVLPSVTMSQVNSVSVSGSHSLDVLNSESVIPESIPKSKSAEESSSSSQESVTSEHFTMAPAKSKDSLPVLQRETSQDKPAASLALPAAAKSCTSANVLISSANDPHVLVSQVSDLSSATSTASTDCVSEVEVIAEPCRAEQGSSATVHTTGLLKGQGLTALLSGLAKEKDPQKSPLSVQVDHPDFSSENSKIVHSNVDLHPKQELLLMSSEDRDPGQHHSCISDQEVINGSLLTSRQADSPMSTSSGSSRSFSVASMLPETTREDVTSSATTNTCDSCTFVEQTDIVALAARAIFDQENLEKGRAGAQADIREVPSKPSEASSLEGDQPFKTQISKENGPGQAEATPNEFNSQESIEATVGRPLEKPSCSIGMKTSNASLQVSTSQPPSITSLSVNNLIHQSSISHPLVSCAGLAQTSEPTAAPATVNLTVSSSSYGSQPPGPSLMTEYSQEQLSTMAGTIPNPQIQEPLLKPSHESRKNSAKRAVQDDLLLSSAKRQKHCQPAPLRLEGLSLMSRTPDSISDQTQMMVSQIPPNSSNSVVPISNPAHGDSLTRLFPPGNNFVAPALRQTEVQCNSQPSVAEQQQTQASQHLQALQQHVPAQGVPHLHSNHLYLKQQQQQAGQLRERHHLYQLQHHAPHAESSVHSQPHVHQQRTLQQEVQMQKKRTLVQGTQASQLPLQPKHHGSDQSRPKSGQPHPHHQQMQQQMQQHFGSSQPEKSRENPSTSRSHHNHLSQDIMHQQEVGSRQQGAGLSSEHVSGHNPMQRLLTSRGIEQQMVSQPSIVTRPSDMTCTPHRPERNRVSSYSAEALIGKTSSNSEQRMGISIQGSRISDQLEMRSYLDVPRNKSLAIHNMQGRVDHTVTSDIRLSDCQTFKPSGASQQPQSNFEVQSSRNNEIGNPVSSLRSMQSQAFRISQNPGPPPIDRQKRLPYPPVQSIPTGNAVPPRDSENTCHQSFMQSLLAPHLGDQVIGSQRSLPEHQRNTQCGPSSAIEYNCPPTHESVHIRRESESQNRESCDMSLGAINTRNSTLNIPFSSSSSSGDIQGRNTSPNVSVQKSNPMRITDSHGTKGHMNPPVTTNMHGVARPGLLHPSVSHGNADQGPPVRQTSSSVPQRSRHPLQDSSGSKIRQPERNRSGNQRHSNVFDPSLPHLPLSTSGSMILGRQQPATEKRGSIVRFMPDGPQVPNDNSAPDQHTLSQNFGFPFIPEGGMNPPINANTSFIPQVTQPSATRTPALIPVDPQNTLPSFYPPYSPAHPTLSNDISIPYFSNQMFSNPSTEKVNSGSLNNRFGSILSPPRPVGFAQPSFPLLPDMPPMHMTNSHLSNFNMTSLFPEIATALPDGSAMSPLLTIANSSASDSSKQSSNRPAHNISHILGHDCSSAV